A region from the Halosolutus gelatinilyticus genome encodes:
- a CDS encoding Rid family detoxifying hydrolase produces MKRIIETDDAPAAVGAYSQATSDGSLVFTAGQIPLTADGELLDDEPIEHQTEQALYNLDAVLDEAGATSADILKVTVFLDDIDDFEAMNEAYANYFGDEPPARSAVEVAALPKGVGVEIEAVASIE; encoded by the coding sequence ATGAAACGCATCATCGAAACTGACGACGCGCCCGCTGCAGTCGGCGCGTACAGCCAGGCGACCAGCGACGGCTCGCTAGTGTTCACCGCCGGCCAGATTCCCCTGACCGCCGACGGCGAACTGCTCGACGACGAGCCGATCGAACACCAGACCGAACAGGCGCTGTACAACCTCGACGCCGTTCTCGACGAGGCCGGCGCGACGTCCGCGGACATCCTGAAGGTGACCGTCTTCCTCGACGACATCGACGACTTCGAGGCGATGAACGAGGCCTACGCCAACTACTTCGGCGACGAACCGCCGGCTCGCAGCGCCGTCGAGGTCGCCGCCCTCCCGAAAGGCGTCGGCGTCGAGATCGAAGCCGTCGCCTCGATCGAGTGA
- a CDS encoding pentapeptide repeat-containing protein yields MSENRCGHVANISGISEKGSVCCWRPAWGEGDRCIWHTERTVPTTAYEQHRPEDGERLDGADFRRAPLSETDLLAGCSLVDADFTEATLDHADLSRTDLRRATFRDVDAHGTSFREANLHDAVFVFADLRSADFRGARLYRSGLTDVRINLDTAFDEQPVYEEEFTQEASTDETTARAESARWVYRELQRLYEENAFPERVSEYYIREMDLRRRQAWHLGNYLHALKLAGSRWIMRYGTSPWRVLTTSLVLILLCAVLYPLTGGIQEVGTDSAVTYQIEDPTETPANVLLRAFFKGLYFSVITFATLGYGDIQPVGSLARAIAGVETMLGSLLMALLVFVLTRSVRF; encoded by the coding sequence ATGTCCGAGAATCGCTGCGGCCACGTCGCAAACATCAGCGGCATCAGCGAGAAGGGGTCGGTCTGCTGCTGGCGGCCCGCGTGGGGCGAGGGCGATCGCTGCATCTGGCACACCGAGCGGACGGTTCCGACGACCGCGTACGAACAGCACCGTCCGGAAGACGGCGAACGACTCGACGGCGCGGACTTTCGTCGGGCGCCGCTGAGCGAGACGGATCTGCTCGCCGGGTGTTCGCTCGTCGACGCCGACTTCACGGAAGCGACGCTCGACCACGCGGATCTCTCCCGGACGGACCTCCGCCGGGCGACGTTCCGAGACGTCGATGCCCACGGGACGTCGTTCCGCGAAGCCAACCTCCACGACGCGGTGTTCGTCTTCGCCGACCTCCGCAGCGCGGACTTTCGCGGGGCGCGGCTCTATCGATCCGGATTGACCGACGTCAGGATCAACCTCGACACGGCGTTCGACGAGCAGCCGGTCTACGAGGAGGAGTTCACACAGGAGGCGAGCACCGACGAAACCACCGCACGCGCCGAATCCGCGCGCTGGGTCTATCGAGAACTCCAGCGGCTCTACGAGGAGAACGCGTTCCCCGAACGCGTTTCGGAGTACTACATCCGGGAAATGGATCTGCGGCGACGACAGGCGTGGCACCTCGGGAATTATCTCCACGCGCTCAAACTCGCCGGTTCCCGGTGGATCATGCGCTACGGGACGAGCCCCTGGCGCGTCCTGACGACGTCGCTCGTCCTGATTCTCCTCTGTGCCGTCCTCTACCCGCTCACCGGCGGCATCCAGGAGGTGGGAACCGACAGCGCGGTGACCTACCAGATCGAGGATCCGACCGAGACGCCGGCGAACGTCCTCCTTCGGGCCTTCTTCAAGGGCCTCTACTTCAGCGTCATCACCTTCGCCACGCTCGGCTACGGCGACATCCAGCCGGTCGGCAGTTTGGCGCGGGCGATCGCCGGGGTCGAGACGATGCTGGGCTCGCTGCTGATGGCGCTGCTGGTGTTCGTGCTCACGCGCAGCGTTCGGTTCTAG
- a CDS encoding NAD-dependent epimerase/dehydratase family protein gives MRRSNRRVLVTGGGGFIGSHLAERLLDDGADVTVVDDFSAGDRDRIPDAARVVEADLTEPDALDGVLSDAELVFHLAASKRVDTDRPHGQFADNTRMTRNILEAMADADVTEIAYTSSSTVYGEAPRPTPEDYAPLEPISAYGASKLADEGLLSARAHSHDLTVWNFRFANVVGPRLRGAVIPDFIEKLRDDPEALTILGNGRQEKSYLHVEDCLDAMRYAIERADDAMNTYNLGTRTTTSVDRIAAIVADELDLDPDFEYTGGDRGWTGDVPKMRLSIEKLSALGWEPAMSSDEAVRRATRELIAELS, from the coding sequence ATGCGACGTTCGAACCGACGCGTTCTCGTAACGGGCGGCGGCGGATTCATCGGCTCACACCTCGCGGAGCGACTGCTCGACGACGGCGCCGACGTGACCGTCGTCGACGACTTTTCGGCCGGGGACCGCGATCGGATTCCGGACGCGGCTCGCGTCGTCGAGGCCGATCTCACCGAGCCGGACGCGCTCGACGGCGTCCTCTCCGACGCGGAGCTCGTCTTCCACCTCGCCGCGTCGAAGCGCGTCGACACCGATCGCCCCCACGGGCAGTTCGCCGACAACACGCGGATGACGCGCAACATCTTGGAGGCGATGGCCGACGCCGACGTGACCGAGATCGCGTACACTTCCTCGTCGACCGTCTACGGCGAGGCGCCGCGACCCACGCCGGAGGACTACGCGCCGCTGGAACCGATCAGCGCCTACGGGGCGAGCAAACTGGCCGACGAGGGGCTGCTCTCGGCGCGAGCGCACAGCCACGATCTGACCGTCTGGAACTTCCGGTTCGCGAACGTCGTCGGCCCCCGCCTGCGGGGCGCGGTGATCCCCGACTTCATCGAAAAGCTTCGGGACGACCCCGAGGCGCTCACCATCCTCGGGAACGGTCGTCAGGAGAAGTCCTACCTCCACGTCGAGGACTGCCTGGACGCGATGCGTTACGCGATCGAGCGCGCCGACGACGCGATGAACACCTACAACCTCGGGACGCGCACGACGACCTCGGTCGATCGGATCGCCGCGATCGTCGCCGACGAACTCGACCTGGACCCCGACTTCGAGTATACCGGCGGCGATCGGGGCTGGACCGGCGACGTGCCGAAGATGCGCCTCTCGATCGAGAAGCTCTCTGCGCTCGGCTGGGAACCCGCGATGTCGAGCGACGAGGCGGTGCGGCGAGCGACCCGAGAACTGATCGCCGAACTGAGCTGA
- the thsB gene encoding thermosome subunit beta, whose product MQQGQPMIVMSEDSQRVKDRDAQDYNIRAARAVAQSVRSTLGPKGMDKMLVDSMGSVTITNDGVTILQEMDIDNPTAEMIIEVAETQEDEAGDGTTTAVAIAGELLKNAEDLLEQEIHPTAIIKGFHLASEQAREEIDNIAEDVDTEDEGLLRSVAETSMTGKGTEVNKEYLAELIVEAVRQVTVEDDEGNNVVDLEFLNIETQTGRGAGESDLLEGGIVDKDPVHDNMPDSAEDANILLLNAPIEVDEADVDTEVSVTDPDQLQKFLDREEKQLREKVDKIAELGADVVFCQKGIDDLAQHYLAKEGILAVRRAKKSDLEFLKEVVGASIVSDLQSATEDDLGFGDVTRDDEDELFYVEGEDAHGVTLLLRGSTDHVVDELERGVEDALDVVAQTVSDGRVLAGGGAIEVELASRLRDYADSVSGREQLAVEAFADSLELVPRVLAENAGLDSIDTLVDLRAAHDESDVRAGLNVFSGGVVDTFDAGVVEPAHAKEQAVTSAAEAANLVLKIDDIISAGDLSTDKGDDEEGGAPGAGGMGGMGGGMGGMM is encoded by the coding sequence ATGCAGCAGGGACAGCCGATGATCGTAATGAGCGAGGACTCCCAGCGCGTCAAGGACCGCGACGCGCAGGACTACAACATCCGCGCGGCCCGTGCGGTCGCCCAGTCCGTCCGATCGACGCTCGGCCCGAAAGGGATGGACAAGATGCTCGTCGACTCCATGGGATCGGTGACGATCACCAACGACGGCGTCACCATCCTTCAGGAGATGGACATCGACAACCCGACGGCCGAGATGATCATCGAGGTCGCCGAGACACAGGAGGACGAGGCCGGCGACGGCACCACGACGGCCGTCGCGATCGCCGGTGAACTCCTGAAGAACGCCGAGGACCTCCTCGAGCAGGAGATCCACCCGACGGCGATCATCAAGGGCTTCCACCTCGCCAGCGAGCAGGCCCGCGAGGAGATCGACAACATCGCCGAGGACGTCGACACGGAGGACGAGGGCCTCCTGCGCTCGGTCGCCGAGACCTCGATGACCGGCAAGGGCACCGAGGTCAACAAGGAGTACCTCGCCGAACTGATCGTCGAGGCCGTCCGCCAGGTCACCGTCGAGGACGACGAGGGCAACAACGTCGTCGACCTCGAGTTCCTCAACATCGAGACCCAGACCGGCCGCGGCGCCGGCGAGTCCGACCTCCTCGAGGGTGGCATCGTGGACAAGGATCCCGTCCACGACAACATGCCCGACTCGGCAGAGGACGCGAACATCCTGCTGCTGAACGCCCCGATCGAGGTCGACGAGGCCGACGTCGACACCGAGGTCTCCGTCACCGACCCCGATCAACTCCAGAAGTTCCTCGACCGCGAGGAGAAACAGCTCCGCGAGAAGGTCGACAAGATCGCCGAGCTCGGCGCCGACGTCGTCTTCTGCCAGAAGGGCATCGACGACCTCGCCCAGCACTACCTCGCGAAGGAGGGCATCCTCGCCGTCCGCCGCGCCAAGAAGTCCGACCTCGAGTTCCTGAAGGAGGTCGTCGGCGCGAGCATCGTCTCCGACCTCCAGAGCGCGACCGAGGACGACCTCGGCTTCGGTGACGTCACCCGCGACGACGAGGACGAACTGTTCTACGTCGAGGGCGAGGACGCCCACGGCGTCACCCTTCTGCTGCGCGGCTCGACCGACCACGTCGTCGACGAACTCGAACGCGGCGTCGAGGACGCGCTCGACGTCGTCGCTCAGACCGTCTCCGACGGCCGCGTCCTCGCCGGCGGCGGCGCGATCGAGGTCGAACTCGCCTCGCGCCTGCGCGACTACGCCGACTCCGTCTCCGGCCGCGAGCAGCTGGCCGTCGAGGCGTTCGCCGACTCGCTCGAACTCGTTCCGCGCGTGCTCGCCGAGAACGCCGGCCTCGACTCGATCGACACGCTCGTCGACCTGCGTGCGGCCCACGACGAGAGCGACGTCCGCGCCGGGCTGAACGTCTTCTCCGGCGGCGTCGTCGACACCTTCGACGCCGGCGTCGTCGAACCGGCCCACGCCAAGGAGCAGGCGGTCACCTCCGCGGCCGAAGCCGCCAACCTCGTCCTCAAGATCGACGACATCATCTCCGCCGGCGATCTGTCGACCGACAAGGGCGACGACGAAGAGGGCGGCGCGCCCGGCGCCGGCGGCATGGGCGGCATGGGCGGCGGCATGGGCGGCATGATGTAA
- a CDS encoding ABC transporter ATP-binding protein: MSADATETPFDEYREAVDRPLARLFREYAPGRLGWFSVGMAANFVARMASLVPPLLLGTAIDAIFSEGGDGEFSLPLVPDVWLPATESAQFEFAVVAIAAAFVCITVFTWIYGVTANLFAHGVMHAVRVDCFEKMQRLDMTFFDDKQTGEVMAVLNNDTQNLERFLDDALMNSARLIVMTVGIAGVLFYLNWQLAFVTLVAVPAMVAFTIWFMRIAEPRYVRQRSAVGRLNTRLENAIAGMNLTKTTSSEAFETERVADASRNLFDRTMDVLKLSYIYRPGMELLAGLAFVATFLVGGLWLAADAAPGPLTGALSVGDFVVFLFLTQRIVDPLAEVSNIVDQYENARASSERVFGLMDIPVHVDDPADPVNITPVEGRVSYEDVSFSYADAEGARTDTGAESDGEASFDGPVVDAVTFDAEPGETIAFVGPTGAGKSTVCKLLLRLYDVQEGTVRLDGHDVRDLARSDLRSAVGYVSQDTFLFDGTIADNVRYGHFEASDEAVREAATAAQAHDFIADLPEGYDTRVGERGVKLSGGQRQRIALARAVLADPPVLILDEATSAVDTKTELQIQRSIDRLTEDRTTLAIAHRLSTVKDADEILVLEDGRIVERGIHEELLERGDRYAALWMAQAGDREAAAEALADSN; the protein is encoded by the coding sequence GTGAGCGCCGACGCGACGGAGACGCCGTTCGACGAGTATCGCGAGGCGGTCGATCGACCGCTCGCGCGACTGTTCCGGGAGTACGCACCCGGACGGCTAGGTTGGTTCTCGGTCGGCATGGCCGCCAACTTCGTCGCGCGGATGGCGAGCCTGGTGCCGCCCCTACTGTTGGGCACGGCCATCGACGCGATCTTTTCGGAGGGTGGGGACGGGGAGTTCTCGCTGCCGCTCGTCCCGGACGTCTGGCTCCCCGCGACCGAGTCGGCGCAGTTCGAGTTCGCAGTGGTCGCGATCGCCGCCGCGTTCGTCTGTATAACCGTCTTCACCTGGATCTACGGGGTCACGGCCAACCTGTTCGCCCACGGCGTGATGCACGCCGTCCGGGTGGACTGCTTCGAGAAGATGCAGCGACTCGACATGACCTTCTTCGACGACAAGCAGACCGGCGAGGTCATGGCCGTGCTGAACAACGACACGCAGAACCTAGAGCGGTTCCTCGACGACGCGCTGATGAACTCGGCGCGACTGATCGTGATGACCGTCGGAATCGCTGGCGTGCTCTTCTACCTGAACTGGCAACTGGCGTTCGTCACGCTGGTCGCGGTGCCGGCGATGGTCGCCTTCACGATCTGGTTCATGCGGATCGCCGAACCCCGGTACGTCCGCCAGCGATCGGCCGTCGGCCGGCTGAACACCCGCCTCGAGAACGCGATCGCGGGCATGAACCTGACGAAGACCACCTCGAGCGAGGCGTTCGAGACCGAGCGCGTCGCCGACGCCTCTCGAAACCTGTTCGATCGGACGATGGACGTCCTCAAACTGAGCTACATCTACCGGCCGGGGATGGAACTACTCGCGGGGCTGGCGTTCGTCGCCACGTTTCTCGTCGGCGGCCTCTGGCTCGCGGCCGACGCCGCGCCGGGGCCGCTGACCGGGGCGCTCTCCGTCGGCGACTTCGTCGTCTTCCTCTTTCTGACTCAGCGGATCGTCGACCCGCTCGCCGAAGTCTCGAACATCGTCGACCAGTACGAGAACGCCAGAGCCTCGAGCGAGCGCGTCTTCGGCCTGATGGACATTCCCGTCCACGTCGACGACCCGGCGGACCCAGTCAATATCACACCCGTCGAAGGGCGAGTCTCCTACGAGGACGTCTCCTTTAGCTACGCGGACGCCGAGGGTGCACGGACGGACACCGGTGCGGAATCCGACGGCGAGGCGTCGTTCGACGGACCCGTCGTCGACGCCGTGACGTTCGACGCCGAACCGGGCGAGACGATCGCCTTCGTCGGCCCGACCGGCGCGGGCAAGTCCACCGTCTGCAAGCTCCTGCTTCGGTTGTACGACGTACAAGAGGGGACGGTCCGACTCGACGGCCACGACGTGCGCGACCTCGCGCGCTCGGACCTCCGGTCGGCGGTCGGTTACGTCAGCCAGGACACGTTCCTGTTCGACGGGACGATCGCCGACAACGTCCGGTACGGTCACTTTGAGGCGTCTGACGAGGCCGTCCGCGAGGCGGCGACGGCGGCGCAGGCGCACGATTTCATCGCTGACCTTCCCGAGGGGTACGACACGCGCGTAGGTGAACGCGGCGTCAAGCTGTCGGGCGGACAGCGCCAGCGGATCGCCCTCGCGCGGGCCGTCCTCGCAGATCCACCGGTGCTGATCTTAGACGAGGCGACGAGCGCGGTGGACACCAAGACCGAACTCCAGATCCAGCGATCGATCGACCGGCTGACCGAGGACCGGACGACCCTGGCGATCGCCCACCGCCTCTCGACGGTCAAGGACGCCGACGAGATCCTCGTCCTCGAAGACGGGCGGATCGTCGAACGGGGGATCCACGAGGAGTTACTTGAGCGTGGCGATCGGTACGCGGCGCTGTGGATGGCCCAGGCCGGCGATCGCGAGGCGGCGGCCGAGGCGCTCGCCGACTCGAATTGA
- the lrp gene encoding HTH-type transcriptional regulator Lrp, whose translation MTYENLDAKLVNALLGDGRASLRSLAEELDVSVTTVSNHLSDLEEDGVIEGYTPRVDYDSVGYDVTAVIQLQVEGNALPDITDTLRDHRQMTSVYEVTGDYDVIAIGKFKDTDGMNDQIKQLLTDPDIKASNTSVVLNAVSENEQFELEVHDT comes from the coding sequence ATGACGTACGAAAATCTCGATGCAAAGTTAGTGAATGCACTTCTCGGCGACGGGCGGGCGAGCCTTCGGAGCCTCGCCGAGGAACTCGACGTGTCGGTGACGACCGTCTCGAATCACCTCTCAGATCTGGAAGAAGACGGCGTGATCGAAGGGTACACGCCGCGCGTGGACTACGATTCGGTCGGGTACGACGTCACCGCCGTCATCCAGTTGCAGGTGGAGGGGAACGCCCTGCCGGACATCACGGATACGCTCCGCGACCACCGACAGATGACGAGCGTCTACGAGGTTACCGGCGACTACGACGTGATCGCGATCGGCAAGTTCAAGGACACGGACGGGATGAACGACCAGATCAAACAGTTGCTGACCGATCCCGACATCAAGGCCTCGAACACCAGCGTCGTCCTCAACGCCGTCAGCGAGAACGAGCAGTTCGAACTCGAAGTCCACGATACCTGA
- the glnA gene encoding type I glutamate--ammonia ligase: MTSGNITEAERAVLDEIEEKDISFLRLQFTDILGTVKNVSVPARQAEKAFAEGIYFDGSSIEGFVRIQESDMRLVPDPETFAILPWRNHDDGASARMICDVYNTSTGEPFEGDPRYILKRALDRADEMGYTVNAAPEPEFFLFEEDEEGRATTETNDAGGYFDLAPKDLASDVRRDIIYGLEDMGFEVEASHHEVAEGQHEINFTYDDALATADNVATFRTVVRAIAAQHDYHATFMPKPIPQINGSGMHTHISLFTDDGENAFHDDDDEFDLSGTAKSFLAGILEHAPAITAVANPTVNSYKRLVPGYEAPVYVAWSDRNRSALIRKPAARVPAASRVELRSPDPSCNPYLAIAVMIHAGLDGIEDGLEAPDPVRENIYEFDERKREDYGIDTLPTNLGEAVDALEADEAIYAALGEHIGPKFVEAKRAEFQDYLVDVSQWELDRYLETF; the protein is encoded by the coding sequence ATGACAAGCGGAAACATTACTGAGGCCGAGCGGGCCGTTCTAGACGAAATCGAAGAGAAAGATATCAGCTTCCTTCGTCTGCAGTTTACCGACATTCTGGGTACGGTCAAGAACGTCTCGGTGCCGGCCCGGCAGGCCGAGAAGGCGTTCGCCGAGGGGATTTACTTCGACGGATCGTCGATCGAGGGCTTCGTGCGGATTCAGGAGTCGGACATGCGCCTCGTGCCCGACCCAGAAACGTTCGCGATCCTTCCGTGGAGAAACCACGACGACGGCGCCTCGGCGCGGATGATCTGCGACGTCTACAACACCTCCACGGGCGAGCCGTTCGAGGGCGACCCACGCTACATCCTCAAGCGGGCCCTGGATCGCGCCGACGAAATGGGATACACGGTCAATGCCGCGCCCGAACCCGAGTTCTTCCTGTTCGAGGAGGACGAGGAGGGGCGCGCGACGACCGAGACCAACGACGCCGGCGGCTACTTCGACCTCGCGCCCAAGGATCTCGCCTCGGACGTCCGCCGCGACATCATCTACGGCCTCGAGGACATGGGCTTCGAAGTCGAGGCGAGCCACCACGAGGTCGCCGAAGGCCAACACGAGATCAACTTCACCTACGACGACGCCCTCGCGACCGCCGACAACGTCGCCACATTCCGCACCGTCGTCCGCGCGATCGCCGCCCAGCACGATTACCACGCGACGTTCATGCCGAAGCCGATCCCGCAGATCAACGGCTCGGGGATGCACACTCACATCTCGCTGTTCACCGACGACGGCGAGAACGCCTTCCACGACGACGACGACGAGTTCGACCTCTCGGGGACGGCGAAGTCCTTCCTCGCGGGGATCCTCGAACACGCGCCGGCGATCACGGCCGTCGCCAACCCGACAGTCAACAGCTACAAACGGCTGGTGCCGGGCTACGAGGCGCCCGTCTACGTCGCCTGGTCCGACCGCAACCGATCGGCGCTGATCCGCAAGCCGGCCGCGCGCGTCCCCGCGGCCTCGCGCGTCGAACTGCGCTCACCGGATCCGTCGTGTAACCCCTACCTCGCGATCGCGGTCATGATCCACGCCGGCCTCGACGGCATCGAGGACGGACTCGAAGCGCCCGATCCGGTCCGCGAGAACATCTACGAGTTCGACGAGCGGAAACGCGAGGACTACGGCATCGACACGCTGCCGACCAATCTCGGCGAAGCGGTCGACGCCCTCGAGGCGGACGAGGCCATCTACGCCGCACTGGGCGAGCACATCGGTCCGAAGTTCGTGGAAGCCAAGCGCGCGGAGTTCCAGGACTACCTCGTCGACGTCTCTCAGTGGGAGCTCGACCGCTACCTCGAAACGTTCTAA
- a CDS encoding YihY/virulence factor BrkB family protein, with protein MIDYREELAFAWHVVGLARRGQLTLLAAGVAFYGFISIVPLMLLALGIAASIGGEGLAARLTAAASDVLTPQARQLLTQTIVDETNRTGATIAGIIGLLWGSSRVLRGLDRAFSLVYGTAGSKSLVDTMWDAMIVFVTISIGLALVGALELVIRSVPFVGATVLGPIFVVLGLIVTFLPLYVVFPNANVDIREALPGTVLAAAGWYVLSRTFSLYTDLAAGYALYGALGAVFLVLIWLYAGAVIVVFGAVLNAALATREVDRQLQSPRARQISTGAMTDDATGADEGDGEAETAGPDRNADREPTRERSRASARTHDRADDPEALREEIERLRDRVEEFEASVDERTVRKESLESELKRYVRSRMRRGHAHGWGPYLVLLYGTALAIAAFYFLDDGWAILAMFVVWTSVLGVYLLMVLFGFGLSLLGIPGRVRDRVGEWRS; from the coding sequence GTGATCGACTACAGAGAGGAACTCGCGTTCGCCTGGCACGTCGTCGGACTCGCGAGGCGTGGACAGTTGACGCTGCTCGCCGCGGGCGTCGCGTTCTACGGTTTCATCTCGATCGTGCCGTTGATGCTGCTCGCGCTCGGCATCGCCGCGTCGATCGGCGGCGAGGGGCTCGCGGCTCGGCTCACGGCGGCGGCCAGCGACGTCCTCACGCCGCAGGCTCGACAGTTGCTCACGCAGACGATCGTCGACGAGACGAATCGCACGGGGGCGACCATCGCGGGGATTATCGGTCTCCTCTGGGGATCGAGCCGGGTTCTCAGGGGGCTCGATCGCGCCTTCTCGCTGGTGTACGGCACTGCAGGATCGAAGTCGCTGGTGGACACGATGTGGGACGCGATGATCGTCTTCGTCACGATCTCGATCGGGCTCGCGCTCGTCGGGGCGCTCGAACTCGTGATCCGCTCCGTCCCGTTCGTCGGTGCCACCGTGCTCGGACCGATCTTCGTCGTGTTGGGACTGATCGTGACCTTCCTGCCGCTGTACGTGGTGTTTCCGAACGCCAACGTCGATATCCGCGAGGCGCTTCCCGGAACCGTCCTCGCCGCGGCGGGCTGGTACGTCCTCAGCCGAACGTTCTCGCTGTACACCGATCTCGCCGCCGGATACGCCCTCTACGGCGCGCTCGGTGCCGTCTTCCTCGTGCTCATCTGGCTGTACGCCGGCGCGGTCATCGTCGTCTTCGGGGCCGTTCTCAACGCGGCGCTCGCCACCCGTGAAGTGGATCGGCAGCTACAAAGTCCCCGCGCTCGACAGATTTCGACAGGAGCGATGACTGACGACGCCACGGGTGCCGACGAGGGCGACGGCGAAGCCGAGACCGCCGGACCGGATCGCAACGCCGATCGAGAGCCGACGCGCGAGCGATCGCGTGCGAGCGCCCGCACTCACGATCGGGCGGATGATCCCGAAGCGCTCCGCGAGGAGATCGAACGCCTTCGCGATCGCGTCGAGGAGTTCGAAGCGTCCGTCGACGAGCGCACCGTCAGAAAGGAATCCCTCGAGAGCGAACTCAAGCGCTACGTCCGGAGCCGAATGCGCCGCGGCCACGCTCACGGCTGGGGACCGTACCTCGTCCTGCTGTACGGGACGGCGCTCGCGATCGCGGCCTTCTACTTCCTCGACGACGGCTGGGCGATCCTCGCGATGTTCGTCGTCTGGACGTCGGTCCTCGGCGTCTACCTGCTGATGGTGCTGTTCGGGTTCGGCCTCTCGCTGCTCGGGATTCCGGGCCGCGTGCGCGACCGCGTCGGCGAGTGGCGATCCTGA
- a CDS encoding tRNA (guanine(26)-N(2))-dimethyltransferase, translating to MRVTEGGVELEVPGEQTEGVEEAVFYNPRQELNRDLTIAALRAYGDREPRAETYLDAMTASGIRGVRAAADGWDVTCCDVDEEAVELARENLARNDCEATVERRNVTALMHDRAFDVIDLDPYGTPMPFADAAFARGRDLVCVTATDTAPLCGAHFNSGVRSYSAVPRNTDYHPEMGVRVLLSALARSAARFDVGIEPILTHATSHYVRTYLELDRKATAADAAIDRLGYVDHCEDCLHREHAFGLIADPIETCPNCGGERVLTAGPLWLGPVRDPDFVAAVRDEIPAEFGTAERARELCTALERELDAPTHYDQHKLCRNWGLPANAMDDFLADLRAAGYAASRAHYGGTTFKTDATVDEIRAATADSLG from the coding sequence ATGCGCGTCACCGAGGGCGGCGTCGAACTCGAGGTGCCTGGCGAGCAGACCGAGGGCGTCGAGGAGGCGGTGTTCTACAATCCACGACAGGAACTGAATCGGGATCTGACGATCGCGGCGCTGCGAGCGTACGGCGATCGCGAACCGCGAGCCGAGACGTACCTCGACGCGATGACGGCGAGCGGTATCCGCGGCGTGCGCGCGGCCGCCGACGGCTGGGACGTCACCTGCTGCGACGTCGACGAGGAGGCCGTCGAGCTCGCCCGCGAGAACCTCGCGCGCAACGACTGCGAGGCGACCGTCGAACGCCGCAATGTTACCGCCCTCATGCACGACCGGGCCTTCGACGTCATCGATCTCGATCCCTACGGGACGCCGATGCCGTTCGCCGACGCGGCGTTCGCGAGGGGCCGAGACCTCGTCTGCGTCACCGCGACCGACACCGCACCGCTGTGCGGCGCGCACTTCAACAGCGGCGTCCGCTCCTACTCCGCCGTCCCGCGAAACACGGACTACCACCCCGAGATGGGCGTCCGCGTCCTCCTCTCCGCGCTCGCCCGCAGCGCCGCCCGGTTCGACGTCGGCATCGAACCGATCCTGACCCACGCGACCAGTCACTACGTCCGGACCTACCTCGAACTGGACCGAAAGGCGACGGCGGCCGACGCCGCGATCGATCGACTCGGCTACGTCGACCACTGCGAGGACTGCCTCCACCGCGAACACGCCTTCGGACTGATCGCCGACCCGATCGAGACCTGCCCCAACTGCGGCGGCGAGCGGGTGCTCACGGCTGGCCCCCTCTGGCTCGGTCCCGTTCGCGATCCCGACTTCGTCGCGGCGGTCCGCGACGAGATCCCGGCTGAATTCGGAACCGCCGAACGGGCCCGCGAACTCTGTACCGCGCTCGAACGCGAACTCGACGCGCCGACTCACTACGACCAGCACAAGCTCTGTCGAAACTGGGGACTGCCCGCCAACGCGATGGACGACTTCCTCGCGGACCTCCGCGCGGCGGGCTACGCAGCCTCGCGAGCTCACTACGGCGGAACCACGTTCAAGACGGATGCAACCGTCGACGAGATTCGCGCGGCGACGGCGGACAGCCTCGGCTAG